Proteins encoded in a region of the Sphingomonas jaspsi DSM 18422 genome:
- a CDS encoding YebC/PmpR family DNA-binding transcriptional regulator: MAGHSKFKNIMHRKGAQDKKRSGMFSKLSREITVAAKMGLPDPDMNPRLRAAVNAAKAQSMPKDNIQRAIDKASKGDAENYEEVRYEGYGPNGVAIIVEALTDNRNRTATNIRTAFSKNGGNLGASGSVSHGFERLGLIEYPASAGDEDKVMEAAIEAGADDVQSDEDGHQIWTQTDGMHDVAKALEATLGEAEAVKLAWKPTLTTEVSGDSVATLMKLVDALEDDDDVQTVWGNYDISDEELAKLG, from the coding sequence GTGGCAGGCCATTCCAAATTCAAGAACATCATGCACCGCAAGGGCGCGCAGGATAAGAAGCGCTCGGGCATGTTTTCCAAGCTTTCGCGCGAAATCACCGTCGCGGCCAAGATGGGCCTGCCCGATCCCGACATGAACCCGCGCCTGCGCGCCGCGGTCAACGCCGCCAAGGCGCAGTCGATGCCCAAGGACAATATCCAGCGCGCGATCGACAAGGCATCGAAGGGCGACGCCGAAAATTACGAAGAGGTCCGCTACGAAGGCTATGGCCCCAACGGCGTCGCCATCATCGTCGAGGCGCTGACCGACAACCGCAACCGCACCGCGACCAACATCCGCACCGCCTTCAGCAAGAACGGCGGCAACCTCGGCGCATCGGGCAGCGTCAGTCATGGCTTCGAACGGCTCGGCCTGATCGAATATCCAGCTTCGGCCGGTGACGAGGACAAGGTCATGGAAGCCGCCATCGAAGCCGGCGCCGACGACGTCCAGAGCGACGAGGACGGCCACCAGATCTGGACCCAGACCGACGGCATGCATGACGTCGCCAAGGCGCTGGAAGCGACGCTGGGCGAAGCTGAGGCGGTCAAGCTGGCGTGGAAGCCGACGCTGACCACCGAAGTCAGCGGCGATTCGGTCGCCACGCTGATGAAGCTCGTCGACGCGCTGGAAGACGATGACGACGTCCAGACCGTGTGGGGCAATTACGACATCAGCGACGAAGAGCTGGCCAAGCTCGGCTGA
- a CDS encoding DUF1003 domain-containing protein translates to MAHNLSSNTSDLAARLLTDSHDELGDEERRVLENIAAGRLTSRDADEVATERATFGERLADRVAAVGGSWHFIIAFTAVLLGWMVINTDILQHFGIAFDPYPYIFLNLMLSTLAAVQAPIIMMSQNRQASKDRIAAQLDYETNLRAELEILRLHEKVDLLVCQRLDRIEARLDHLPQTVEKPAKPD, encoded by the coding sequence ATGGCCCATAATTTGTCGTCCAACACGTCCGATCTTGCTGCCCGTCTTTTGACGGACAGTCATGACGAGCTCGGCGACGAAGAACGGCGGGTGCTGGAAAATATCGCGGCTGGCCGCCTCACCAGCCGCGACGCCGACGAGGTCGCGACCGAGCGCGCGACCTTCGGCGAACGTTTGGCCGATCGCGTCGCGGCGGTCGGCGGATCCTGGCACTTCATCATCGCCTTTACCGCGGTGCTGTTGGGCTGGATGGTGATCAACACCGACATCCTCCAGCATTTCGGCATCGCCTTCGATCCCTATCCCTACATCTTTTTGAACCTGATGCTTTCGACGCTCGCGGCAGTCCAGGCGCCGATTATCATGATGAGCCAGAACCGGCAGGCCTCCAAGGACCGGATCGCTGCGCAACTTGATTATGAAACCAATCTGCGTGCCGAGCTCGAGATTCTTCGTTTGCACGAAAAGGTCGACCTTCTGGTGTGCCAGCGGCTCGACCGCATCGAAGCCCGGCTCGACCACTTACCCCAAACGGTTGAGAAGCCCGCCAAGCCCGACTAA
- a CDS encoding DUF2312 domain-containing protein — MSEDNVAADQLRLFIERIERLEEEKKGIADDIKDVYAEAKANGYDTKTMRSIVRLRKMESHARQEADALLETYRNALGLD; from the coding sequence ATGAGCGAGGACAACGTCGCAGCCGACCAGCTGCGCCTTTTCATCGAACGGATCGAACGGCTCGAGGAAGAGAAGAAGGGCATCGCCGACGACATCAAGGACGTCTACGCCGAAGCCAAGGCCAACGGCTACGACACCAAGACGATGCGCTCGATCGTCCGCCTGCGGAAGATGGAAAGCCATGCCCGCCAGGAAGCCGACGCGCTGCTCGAAACCTATCGCAACGCCTTGGGCCTGGATTGA
- the pyk gene encoding pyruvate kinase: MLKPRARKVKILATLGPASSSPEMIRALMEAGADAFRINMSHGSQAEKAKLVEAIRSLEKTLHRPTTILFDLQGPKLRVGDFKGGSAMLETGQTFVFDLDPADGDATRAELPHPELFATLKPGDRLLIDDGKVRLTAKEVTPTRIAAEVNVGGKVSNHKGVNVPDVVVPIPALTDKDRSDLAFALEQGADYVAMSFVQRPEDVIEGRDLIGGKAALLAKIEKPQAMERLDEIIDIVDAVMVARGDLGVELPPEGVPPAQNRIVAAARQAGKPVVVATQMLESMIVSPSPTRAEVSDVANAIYEGADAVMLSAESAAGQYPIEAVAMMDKIGQSVEADPVYSKRIHFTETPAEATTADALSESAAQIVRTLSAKAMACYTSSGSTARRIARERAPVPTLVMTSSLAVARKLGLQWGVHAVHTRDVGSFEEMVGKAKRMALRHHIAKSGERMVIMAGVPFRTSGSTNVIHVVKLAGDELDSYLNDG; encoded by the coding sequence ATGCTGAAACCGCGGGCGCGCAAGGTGAAAATCCTGGCGACGCTGGGTCCGGCCTCTTCCTCCCCCGAGATGATCCGCGCGCTGATGGAAGCCGGTGCGGACGCTTTCCGCATCAACATGAGCCACGGCAGCCAGGCCGAGAAGGCCAAGCTGGTCGAGGCCATTCGCAGCCTTGAAAAGACGCTGCACCGACCGACCACCATCCTGTTCGACCTTCAGGGGCCGAAGCTACGCGTGGGCGACTTCAAGGGCGGGTCGGCGATGCTCGAGACCGGCCAAACCTTCGTCTTCGACCTCGACCCCGCCGATGGCGACGCGACGAGGGCCGAACTGCCGCATCCCGAACTGTTCGCGACCCTGAAACCCGGCGACCGCCTGCTCATCGACGACGGCAAGGTGCGGCTAACCGCGAAGGAGGTGACCCCGACCCGGATCGCGGCCGAGGTCAATGTCGGCGGCAAGGTATCGAACCATAAGGGCGTCAACGTGCCCGACGTGGTCGTCCCGATTCCAGCGCTGACCGACAAGGACCGCAGCGACCTGGCCTTCGCGCTCGAACAGGGTGCGGATTATGTGGCGATGAGCTTCGTCCAGCGGCCCGAAGACGTGATCGAGGGCCGCGACCTGATCGGCGGAAAGGCGGCGCTGCTCGCCAAGATCGAAAAGCCGCAGGCGATGGAACGGCTCGACGAAATCATCGATATCGTTGATGCGGTGATGGTCGCGCGCGGCGACCTTGGCGTCGAACTGCCGCCCGAAGGCGTGCCCCCGGCGCAGAACCGGATCGTCGCGGCCGCGCGCCAGGCCGGCAAGCCGGTGGTCGTCGCGACGCAAATGCTGGAATCGATGATCGTGTCGCCCAGCCCGACCCGCGCCGAAGTCAGCGACGTCGCCAACGCCATCTATGAAGGCGCCGACGCGGTCATGCTTTCAGCCGAAAGCGCGGCGGGGCAGTATCCGATCGAAGCGGTCGCCATGATGGACAAGATCGGCCAGTCGGTCGAAGCCGACCCGGTCTATTCCAAGCGCATCCACTTCACCGAAACCCCGGCCGAGGCGACCACCGCCGACGCGCTGAGCGAAAGCGCTGCGCAGATCGTGCGGACGCTGTCGGCGAAGGCCATGGCCTGCTACACCTCGTCGGGCTCGACCGCACGTCGCATCGCCCGCGAGCGTGCGCCGGTCCCCACGCTAGTGATGACGTCCAGCCTTGCCGTCGCGCGCAAGCTGGGCCTCCAGTGGGGGGTCCATGCGGTTCACACCCGCGACGTCGGTAGTTTCGAGGAAATGGTCGGCAAGGCCAAGCGCATGGCGCTGCGCCACCACATCGCCAAGTCGGGCGAGCGGATGGTGATTATGGCCGGCGTGCCGTTCCGCACCAGCGGCTCGACCAACGTCATCCACGTCGTCAAACTGGCCGGCGACGAGTTGGATTCCTACCTCAACGACGGTTGA